The sequence below is a genomic window from Acidimicrobiales bacterium.
CATCGACATCCTCGAAGCGCTGCCCGAGGTGAAGCGGGCGTAATGGCAACTCCGGGCCTTGCCTACGGGGGCGACAGCCTCATCCCCTTCTTCGACGCCAGCGCTTCGGCGGCCGTCGAGACGATGAAGGCCGCCCCCGGCAGGCTCGGGTACATCGAGGTCTACAACCAGAACGCCACCGGCATCTTCCTCCAGTTGTTCGACGCCGACACAGTGACGCTCGGCTCGACCACCCCGAAGCTGTCGTTGTTCGTTCCGGGCAGCAGCGCAATCCGTGAAGCCCTGCCCGCTCCGTTCGACTTCACACGCTCGATCAAGTACGCCGTCACGGCGACCGCCACCGGGAGCACAGCGCCCGCCGCGGCGGGCGTCCTCAACGCCGGCTACCGCTGAGGCCGGCCATGGCGTACACCTACGCCGGGCTGTACCAGGAGACGTTCCTGGCGCCCCGAGGCGCCCTGCTGAAGAACACGCAGGTCTCGGTCTTCCTGGCCGGCACCACGACACTGGCCACGCTCTACACGTCGCACACCAAGGCGACACCGGCGCTCAACCCCTTCTCGACCGACGCCGCCGGCAACGGCCGCTTCTACGCCGACCCCGGGCACTACGACCTGGACTACGGCGACTCGACACTGCCGATCGTCGTCCACCGCGATCCCGACGAGCCGGTGTCGCTCGACGACCTCGTTGAGACGGTGGCCACCGACGCGGACGTGACCAACGCCGTGGCAGCCCACGCAGCGCTGCCCGATCCGCACCCCGGCTACCTCACGCCTGCCGAGGCCGACGCCAAGGTCGCAGACCACGCCGGCGCCGGAGATCCCCACCCGGGCTACTTGACCGCGGCAGAGGCAGCGTCCGCCTTCGAGCCCGTAGGTGCCGTGGCCGGCCATGCAGGCACACCGGACCCGCACCCCGGCTACCTCACGCCTGCCGAGGCCGACGGCATCTACGCCCCGGCGTCGGCAGTGGCCGCCCACGAGGCCGTGGAGAACCCCCACCCCGTCTACACGACCGTCGGCGAGGTCGACCAAGCGATCACCGACCACGTCGCAGGGGCCGCATTCGAGCGACAGGAGCGGCGCGGGGCGGCCGGTGGTTACGCCGGGCTCGACGCGTCCGCCCTTGTCCCCGCCGACCAGCTCGGTTCCGGTGTGCCCAGCGCCGTGACCTTCCTCGACGGCACACGGGTTTGGGCTGCCCTTCCATCGGGCGGGGCCGTTCTGTTGGCCCCCGCTGGGAGCCACAACCAGGGCGCTAGTAACACCGCGACCGAGCGGACCCTCGTGGCGTTCGACTTTGCGGCGGGGCAGCTTTCCGCCGGTGACGTCGTGATGTTCGCGACGAGCCTCACCATCCAGAACACGACTGCCGGTGACATCACCTGCATCTTCCGGGCCAAGCTCGGGGCGACGACCGTCCTGCAGAGCGACCCGATAGTGGTCGCGAACGGGGGCACGCGAAAGGGAACGCTGGACGGCCACCTCGCCGTGGTCTCCGCGACGAGCGAGCGGCTCGCCGCGTGCCTCGCTTTCGGCGCCCCGACGACGGGTTCGTGGTCGGGTGGAGGCACATTGACCATCGGGGAGGGCGCCGTCGGCGAGGACATCGCGACAGCTCTCCGGCTTGATCTGACCGTGCAGTTGAGCGTGGCGTCTTTGGGCGCCAGGTGCCTGTCGCACGGGGCGCACTCCGCGCTGGTGAAGGCGCCCTCCTGATGCCCGTCCTCGGCTCCGACGCCCGCCCCGTCTCCGGCCTCATCGACCGGATGATGCGCGAGTTCCTCGAACCCGCAGACGACCAGCCCACCCGGTTCACCCTGGCCGCCGAGCTGGCCGAGGACGCGACGTCGCTGAGCTACGACCCCGCACTGCTGTCGCCCGAGGAGGAGGACATTCTCGGCCCGGGCATGCTGATCGAGGTCGGCATCGAGGAGATCGTCGTCGGTGCGGTCGACGCCTCGACGAACGTGCTGTCGTCGCTCATCCGGGGCGCCAACGGCACCGAGCCCGCGCTGCACGCCGTAGGCGGCGTGGCCAAGGTCATGCCCACCTGGCGCCGCCGTGCGGCCTTCGACGCCGTGTGCGACGCCATCGACGCCCTCTTCCCCGAGTTGTACGCCGTGGACACCATCGCGGTGTCGGCCGGGACCGGGAGCACCACAGAGATCCCCGCCGCCGTCGCGTGGCCGCTGTGGATGTGGGACATCAGCGGCGCCCGCCACGACGAGTTGACCTTCCTCGACCACTACGGCGGCAGCTCGACGGGCAAGGCCCTCATGAACGGGGTCACCGGCCACCTGGTCTACGCCAAGTCCTTCGAGCGCCCCGACAGCGAGGACGTCGACCTGGCCGACCTGTCGATCGACCCGGCATGGGAGCGCCTCGTCATCGTGTCGGCCGTCTCGTACCTCATGTCGGGGCGCGAGGCCGACCCGATCGCACAGAAGTTCCTCACCGAGCAGCAGGCCCAGCAGGGGTTCCCCGTTGGCAGCGCCACGAGGCTGCGTGACGCCCTGATCCGCGAGTACGAGTACCTGCTGGCCAAGGCCAAGCGCCAGCTCCGCAGCCGCTACCCCATCACCGTGGCGAGGGGCTGGTAATGCCGCTCCCCAACACCTCGACCATGGCCCGGCCCCGGGCCTACGGCTACGGCTGCCGCCTGGGCGACACCTTCTACCGCCTCGCCGTCGGCCCCGACCGGCCGTTGGAGATCACATCGGCCCCGCTGCAGGCGCCGCAGGTGTCGATGGCCGAGACCCCCGAGGATCTCCGCAACGACTTCGGCTCCTACTTCAGCCGCACGAGGTTCTCCGGCGGCGAGGGCCTCGCCTTCGCCCACACCCGCGAGCCGGCGCCCGAGGACTCGCTGCGCTTCTTCGACTCGGCGCACGTCGACATCCGCCCGGGCCGCCCCGGTGAGCTCGAATCATTCACCCTCCTGCCCGAGACCCGCCTGGTCGACGCCAGCGCAGCGTCGAACCTCGCCCTGGCGTGGGACGGCACCGCGCAGTACATGGCCAGCGGCACCACCGTCCGGCGCTGCACCGACCCCGCGGCGGCGGCGGGCGGCGCCTACAACGACGACAGTCCGCACGTCGGCGAGGCGGCCACCACCGTCGAGGACCTGGTTGCCGTCGGCACCACCGTGTACGCCGCCCTGGGCGCCAACGGCATCCACCGGCGCATCGGGGGCGCCTGGGCCCATTGGAGCGACCTGGCGGCCTCGAGGGTGTGGGCGGCCAAGGCGACGTCGACCGGCGGCTTCGTACTGGCGGCCAAGGACAACGTGCTGTACGAGGCCAAGCCCGGCGTCGGCTCGATCGCCTTGGTGACGCTCGGGCCGGGCGAGACGTGGGTCGACCTCGTGGACGCGGGCGCCGCCATCCTCGCCTCGGCCTCGAACGGCTACGTGTACGCCCTCGGGCTCAACGAGGGCCTGACGGCCTTGGAGCTCAAGGGCCAGACGAAGGTGAGCGACTCGGCCCGTGTGCAGGCCCTCGGCTACGGCGGTGGGTTCGTCTTCTACTCGTTGCGCGAGCCCACCGGCACCGGCGCCGTGGGCTCGTTCTGGCGGGCGCAGCTCGACCCCGACAGCTTCACCCTCGTCAACGCCTCGGTGCGCAAGCAGTGGGACCACCAGGACAGCGACGACCACTCGCCCGACCACGCTCCGCACCGGATCGTCACGGCGCGTGACGCGGTGTACCTCGGTGTGCTTGGGCACGGGGCGGCGGCCGGGCTCTGGCGCTACGACCTCGCCACGGCGGGCATGTCACGCGACCTCGACACGCACAGCTCGGCCGGTGTCGTCACCGACGTGCAGGCGCTGTTCGACCGGCTGTTCGTCGCCGTCGCCGGGGCCGGGCTCTACCGGGAGGAGACGACCTACGAGGTCGAGGGCCACCTGATCGGCCCGTTGGGCGACCTCTTCACCGCGTCGGAGAAGTCCTGGGTGGGCGCCTACCTCGACGCCGAGGCCGTGGTCGACGACACCCGCATCGAGTTCTACGCCACCACCGACCCCGCTGCCCTGCTCGACGCCGACTCGCCTGCGTGGCGCCGCATCGTCAACCTGACGACCGGCACCGTGCCCGACGAGCAGAGCATGCGGGGCGTCACCGGCCGCTACGTGGCCGGCATGGTGAAGCTCTACGCCAGCCCCACCCGCACGGCCCGCCCCGCGGCCCGGGGCTTCGTGTTCCGGGCCTACCCGGGAGCGGGCGACACGATCATCCGCATGCCCATCTCGTGCGGCGACCAGGTGGAGATGCCGGGGCGCCGGCCCATTCGAGCCAAGGGTCTCGGCCGACGGGTCCACGCCTCGCTCAAGGGCATCGAGGGGTCCAACCTCGACCTGTACCTGTTGGAGCCCGCAGAGGAGCTTTACCGCGGCACGGTGATCGAGGTGGGGGCGCCGGTCACCGTGCTGCCCCAGCGTGGCTCGCCCCTCGTCGTCTGCTGGGTGACCTTCCGCGGCGGCATCGTCAGTCTCAGCGGCGGCTCGCAGTCGCCCGGGGCCTTCAACGTCGGCCTGCTGGCCGAGATGTTCCTTGGAGGGCACGAGTGACCGCCATCGAGACGCACCTGCTCGCCGCCTTCGAGACGACCCTGACGGGCAACGTCGGTCCGAACGACATCGTGTTCCCCGTCGTGACCACGGGCGGTGGCACATCGCCCATGTACCTCGTGTTCGAGCCGACCAACGACGCCCGACGTGAGATCGTCCTGTGCGACGGCGCGTTCGACGCTGCGACCTTCCGGTCGACGTCGCTGGCCAAGCGCTACCTGACGGGCTCGGCCGCAGGCTCGGGCCTCACGCACGCCTCGGGGACCGTCGTGCGCTGTTGCCCGGTCCCGCAGCACTTCGAGGACATCTACGACCTCATCACAGCGGCCGACCTACGGGGCCTGGTCGACGCCAAGGGCGACCTCCTGGTCGGCACGGCCGCCGACACCGTGGGCCGCCTGCCCGCCCCGGCCGACGACTCTGTGCTCATGGCCGACTCGTCTCTGCCCTCGGGCTGGAAGGGCGCCCCGCTGGCCGTCGTCGACACAGTGGCCGACGTCGCCGCCACCGAAAGCGCCGGCGTGACCGACACCCTCGCCCGCGGCGACCACGTTCACCGGGGCATCCCGACCACGCTGGTCGACGCCAAGGGCGACCTCCTGGTCGGCACGGCCGCCGACACCGTGGGCCGCCTGCCCGCCCCGGCCGACGACTCTGTGCTCATGGCCGACTCCACAGCCGCTACCGGGTGGAAGGCGGCTGCGCCGGCGGACGCCTCGACAATCGCGGATGTCACCACTGGCGCCGAGTCCGCCGGCGTGACCGACACCCTCGCCCGCGGCGACCACGTTCACCACGTCGACCCTGCGACAGTCGGCATGACCGGCGAGATGCGGATGTGGCCGGGTGCCGCTGCTCCCGCGGGCTGGCACTTCTGCGACGGCAGCCAGCGCTCCGACGGCGCTCCCGGGCAGGCCGGCGCCGCGCTGTACGCAGTCATCGGCACGACCTACGGCGGGACCGGCCCGGCCGACTTCCTCCTGCCGAACCTCAAGGGCCGCTTCCCGGTCATGCCCGACGCTGCGCAGGCCGAGTTCAACGTGCTGGGTGAAACGGGGGGCGCTAAGGCGGTCGCGCTGACCACGGCGCAACTGCCCAGTCACACCCACGTGCAGGACCCGCACGACCACAACCTCACAGACCCGGGCCACACACACGACGTGTTCCTCGCGGAGAGCGGCAACTTCGTGGACGGGGCCACGAACGCCGTGCCCAGCAACACCAACGGCGGGACAACCGACAGCGGCTCGTCGGTCACCGGCATCAACATCGTCCCCGCTACGGCGACCAACCAGCCCACGGGCAGTGGCGAGACGCACAACAACCTCCCGCCCTACTTGGCCGTCAACTTCATCATCAAGCTCTAGGAGGCACGTTGAGCAGACTGACGCCCGGCGAGGAGGACCAGCTCGACGGCTGCGACATCGACTTCGCCGCGGAGGCGGTCAACGACGAGACGACCGAGTACCTGCCCCTGTTCCCTCTCGAAATCCCGGACGTGTACCGGGCGGCCGAGTGGAAGGCGCTGTTCGATGCCTCGTGACGTCGGGATGGCCGACCGCCTGCGTGCGGCGGGGCTCAAGGTCGTCGAGGTCGACGGCTGGCGCACGAGAGGCTCGGACAGCTTCTTCCCCAAGGGCGTCGTGGTACACCACACGGCCGGTGCGGCCACGGGCAACATGCCCTCGCTGGGCATCCTCATCCGGGGCCGCTCCGACGTGCCCGGCCCCCTCTGCAACGTCGGCATCGGCCGTGACAACACCGTCTACGTCATCGCCGCGGGCCGGGCCAACCACGCGGGCCGGGGCGGCTGGCGTGGCCTGATGTACAACTCCTCGGTTCACGGCATCGAGGTCGAGAACGTCGGCACGTCCCGCGAGCCGTGGCGCCCTGACCAGATCGAGACGGCGGCGAAGGTAGCGGCTGTCCTGCTCGACGGCCATGGTCCGGCCGACAACGTGTGCGAGCACAAGGAGTGGACGAGCCGCAAGGTCGACCGCCACTCGATCAGCGGCGCCGACACCCGCCGTCGCGTGGCCGGCTACCTGAGCGGCGCCACTCCGTTCGTGCCCGGCTCCATCACCGCGCTGACCCCCGACTACCCGGAGGACGACATGAAGCTCTACGAAGTGATCCCGCCGAGCACGAGCGGGGCGGCCGACCACAAGGGCGACGGGTGGATACTGCTGCCCTTCAAGCGGGTTCACGTCGTCACGGTGGACGCCATCCCGCAGTTCCCGGTGGGCGACGCCGACGTGACAGTGCCCGACGCCGCCCCGATGTTCGGCGACAACGGCTACCCGCTGCTCGCCATCGACGACGCCGACGCCGGCGGCCGGTACGGCTGGTTCGTGTGGGCCGTGGCACCCCCCGAGCCGTGGCCCGGCTGGGTCGTCAAGGCCGCCTGAGGCCGCCGACAACGAGAGGGGGAGGAACGTGAGGGTTCGCATCGTGGAGGACACCAAGGCCCTGGCCCACCTGCTGAGGCTCGGGCTAGAGGACGAAGGCCACGACGTGGTGACCTCCACGCGCGAGTTCGAGCGCCTGCTGACGCCCGCGCCGTGGGAGGACGTCGATGCGGCCCTCATCGACCTGTACCTGCCCGGCATCAAGGGCACCGACATCCTGCGGTACCTGCTCGACCACCACCCC
It includes:
- a CDS encoding response regulator; this translates as MRVRIVEDTKALAHLLRLGLEDEGHDVVTSTREFERLLTPAPWEDVDAALIDLYLPGIKGTDILRYLLDHHPEVKRVAMTASLSMADDAVGLARAVLVKPFRTADLVEALR
- a CDS encoding tail fiber protein, which produces MTAIETHLLAAFETTLTGNVGPNDIVFPVVTTGGGTSPMYLVFEPTNDARREIVLCDGAFDAATFRSTSLAKRYLTGSAAGSGLTHASGTVVRCCPVPQHFEDIYDLITAADLRGLVDAKGDLLVGTAADTVGRLPAPADDSVLMADSSLPSGWKGAPLAVVDTVADVAATESAGVTDTLARGDHVHRGIPTTLVDAKGDLLVGTAADTVGRLPAPADDSVLMADSTAATGWKAAAPADASTIADVTTGAESAGVTDTLARGDHVHHVDPATVGMTGEMRMWPGAAAPAGWHFCDGSQRSDGAPGQAGAALYAVIGTTYGGTGPADFLLPNLKGRFPVMPDAAQAEFNVLGETGGAKAVALTTAQLPSHTHVQDPHDHNLTDPGHTHDVFLAESGNFVDGATNAVPSNTNGGTTDSGSSVTGINIVPATATNQPTGSGETHNNLPPYLAVNFIIKL
- a CDS encoding peptidoglycan recognition family protein — translated: MPRDVGMADRLRAAGLKVVEVDGWRTRGSDSFFPKGVVVHHTAGAATGNMPSLGILIRGRSDVPGPLCNVGIGRDNTVYVIAAGRANHAGRGGWRGLMYNSSVHGIEVENVGTSREPWRPDQIETAAKVAAVLLDGHGPADNVCEHKEWTSRKVDRHSISGADTRRRVAGYLSGATPFVPGSITALTPDYPEDDMKLYEVIPPSTSGAADHKGDGWILLPFKRVHVVTVDAIPQFPVGDADVTVPDAAPMFGDNGYPLLAIDDADAGGRYGWFVWAVAPPEPWPGWVVKAA